The proteins below are encoded in one region of Marinitoga litoralis:
- a CDS encoding ornithine carbamoyltransferase: MSAFFKTEKSRHFITTQDFTNEEIEMMLDLARDLKIKMASNIPTPYLLYKTLFLIFFDQSTRTRNSMEAGIAQLGGHANFLAPSTMQLSHGETPEDTARVLARMGHGIAVRACEFGKGNKYLRGMASVSQVPVMNLQDDVYHPFQVLADVMTMQERFGKNLRGLKVGISWAYAESHLKPLSVPQSQILLFTRLGMDVTLAYPEKFDLMPDIVKQAQENAEKYGGKLNISHKMEDAFVDAHVVIPKNWGGFFVSDDPEEIKSETAKHKNWICDEDKMKLTRHDSIYMHALPADRGKEVVDSVIDGPHSVIFDEAENRLHTAKAVMTMLMGGR; encoded by the coding sequence ATGTCAGCATTTTTTAAAACAGAAAAAAGTAGACATTTTATAACCACACAAGATTTTACAAACGAAGAAATAGAAATGATGTTAGATTTAGCAAGAGATTTAAAAATCAAAATGGCTTCTAACATCCCAACACCATATTTATTATATAAAACATTATTTTTAATATTCTTTGATCAATCAACAAGAACAAGAAATTCAATGGAAGCTGGAATTGCACAATTAGGTGGCCATGCTAATTTCTTAGCTCCTAGCACAATGCAATTATCACATGGTGAAACACCTGAAGATACAGCTAGGGTTTTAGCTAGAATGGGACATGGAATCGCTGTAAGAGCTTGTGAATTTGGTAAAGGTAATAAATACTTAAGAGGTATGGCTTCTGTATCTCAAGTTCCTGTTATGAATTTACAAGATGATGTTTATCATCCATTCCAAGTATTAGCTGATGTAATGACTATGCAAGAAAGATTTGGAAAAAATTTAAGAGGTTTAAAAGTTGGTATTAGTTGGGCATATGCTGAAAGTCATTTAAAACCATTGTCTGTTCCACAATCACAAATATTATTATTCACAAGATTAGGTATGGACGTTACATTGGCATACCCAGAAAAATTTGATTTAATGCCAGACATTGTTAAACAAGCACAAGAAAATGCAGAAAAATATGGCGGTAAATTGAATATTTCACATAAAATGGAAGATGCATTCGTAGATGCACATGTTGTTATTCCTAAAAACTGGGGAGGATTCTTTGTATCTGATGATCCTGAAGAAATAAAATCAGAAACCGCAAAACACAAAAATTGGATTTGTGATGAAGATAAAATGAAATTAACAAGACATGATTCTATCTATATGCATGCTTTACCTGCAGACAGAGGAAAAGAAGTTGTTGATTCTGTTATTGATGGACCTCATTCTGTTATATTTGATGAAGCTGAAAATAGACTTCATACTGCTAAAGCTGTAATGACAATGTTAATGGGTGGAAGATAA
- a CDS encoding amidohydrolase family protein, producing MVKVIINCNIFDYDDYKENQYIRFDKEILEVGDMKDFKKKENEELIDFKSKLVMPGFVNGHTHIYSTFARGMSVDFNPKSFSDILKQLWWRMDSKIDLETTYYSGLVSGIEFIKNGITTFIDHHASGSAIKGTLNELKKGLCDEIGLRGIFCFETSDRFNVNECIEENIEFAKNKTEYYAGMFGLHASLSLSDETLKKVSENLNDLPIHIHVAESLEDEEESIAKYDKKVVERLEEFNLLNKNSILSHCVHIDEKEAEIMSKYDIYVALNPTSNMNNAVGLPNYKLLKDHEIKTIIGNDGLGFNITREYLNLYFTQKYRYEDPTFFNFSDLKSNIDNVYNLAGELLGIKIGRIKEGYKADMISYNYKPFTPLSENNIFGHVFFGIWDKLDVVDTIANGEFLMKDRKVKYDETKIYNEAKEVSKKLWKRL from the coding sequence ATGGTAAAAGTTATTATAAACTGTAATATTTTTGATTATGATGATTATAAGGAAAATCAATATATTAGATTTGATAAAGAAATATTAGAAGTTGGAGATATGAAAGATTTTAAAAAAAAGGAAAATGAAGAACTAATTGATTTCAAAAGTAAATTAGTAATGCCTGGGTTTGTGAATGGTCACACTCATATATATTCCACCTTTGCTAGAGGAATGTCTGTCGATTTTAACCCAAAAAGTTTTTCTGATATATTAAAACAATTATGGTGGAGAATGGATTCAAAAATAGATTTAGAAACTACATACTACAGTGGATTAGTAAGTGGAATAGAGTTTATTAAAAATGGTATTACTACATTTATTGACCATCATGCAAGTGGATCAGCAATTAAAGGCACATTAAATGAATTAAAAAAAGGATTATGTGATGAAATTGGATTAAGAGGGATATTCTGTTTTGAGACTAGCGATAGATTTAATGTAAATGAATGCATAGAAGAAAACATAGAATTTGCAAAAAATAAGACTGAATATTATGCAGGAATGTTTGGTCTTCATGCATCATTATCACTATCTGATGAAACATTAAAAAAAGTATCAGAAAATTTGAATGATCTACCTATACATATACATGTAGCAGAAAGTTTAGAGGATGAAGAAGAATCTATAGCTAAATATGATAAAAAAGTTGTAGAAAGATTAGAAGAATTTAATCTCTTAAATAAAAATTCTATTTTATCTCATTGTGTTCATATTGACGAAAAAGAAGCAGAAATTATGTCAAAATATGATATATATGTTGCATTAAATCCAACATCAAATATGAATAATGCTGTAGGATTGCCTAATTATAAACTATTAAAAGATCATGAAATAAAAACTATTATAGGTAATGATGGTCTAGGTTTTAATATAACACGTGAATATTTAAATCTATATTTTACACAAAAATATAGATATGAAGATCCTACTTTCTTTAATTTTTCTGATTTAAAAAGCAATATTGATAATGTATATAATCTTGCTGGTGAATTATTGGGTATAAAAATAGGTAGAATTAAAGAAGGTTATAAGGCTGATATGATTTCATATAATTACAAACCATTTACACCATTAAGTGAAAATAACATTTTTGGTCATGTGTTTTTTGGAATTTGGGATAAATTAGATGTTGTAGATACAATAGCAAATGGAGAATTTTTAATGAAAGATAGAAAAGTTAAATATGATGAAACTAAGATATATAATGAAGCAAAAGAAGTATCAAAAAAATTATGGAAAAGATTATAG
- a CDS encoding dihydroorotase: protein MFDLGILDGKIYLNGEFIEGNIYIKDGTIKDISNSYLNSKEEYSVSGKYILPGFIDPHVHFNLTVGDYTSADNFNSGSISAAFGGITSYIDFLDPISNINELEKAFEERMNLAKNSLTDYAFHATIANPTVDAEKLIKKCKELGVASIKLFTTYGPRMTKDKYISELLKLSKDYGIVVTVHAENDELIEKKENIQIKDHSNIRSTLSEITEVIKLAEMTDFYDGQLYIVHLSSGYSLEVLKNRFSDIITKNLVLESCPHYFYFNDEKFAQKDGYLYSMTPPLRSESERLKLINNIDHLQTIGTDHCPFNSEEKNKLYTNIMPMGIGGVEFSFVLMYSLFREKIINKFTKNVAKYYGLYPKKGTLLPGSDADIVIFDPNLKWTITSHNSNADYTVYNGIEVKGKIISTISQGRFIIKDGNLTNKRFRGRFLRREEIRW, encoded by the coding sequence ATGTTTGACTTAGGTATTTTAGATGGGAAAATTTATTTAAACGGAGAATTTATTGAAGGTAATATATATATTAAAGATGGAACAATTAAAGATATTTCAAATTCTTATTTAAATTCAAAAGAAGAATATAGTGTTTCCGGGAAGTATATACTTCCCGGTTTTATTGATCCTCATGTACATTTTAACCTAACAGTTGGGGATTACACTTCAGCTGATAATTTTAATTCAGGGTCAATATCTGCTGCATTTGGTGGAATTACTTCATATATAGATTTTCTTGACCCTATTTCAAATATTAATGAATTAGAAAAAGCCTTTGAAGAGAGAATGAATCTTGCAAAAAACAGTTTAACTGATTATGCTTTTCATGCTACAATAGCAAATCCTACTGTTGATGCTGAAAAATTAATAAAGAAATGCAAAGAGTTAGGCGTTGCAAGCATAAAATTATTTACAACATATGGACCAAGAATGACTAAAGATAAATATATTTCTGAACTTTTAAAATTATCCAAAGATTATGGAATCGTAGTAACTGTTCATGCTGAAAATGATGAATTAATAGAAAAAAAAGAAAATATTCAAATAAAAGATCATTCTAATATTAGATCAACATTATCAGAAATTACTGAAGTAATAAAACTTGCAGAAATGACAGATTTTTATGATGGTCAATTATATATAGTTCATCTTTCTAGCGGATACTCATTAGAGGTATTAAAAAATAGATTTTCTGATATTATAACCAAAAACTTAGTATTAGAAAGTTGCCCACATTATTTCTATTTTAATGATGAAAAGTTCGCACAAAAAGATGGTTATCTTTACTCAATGACACCACCATTAAGAAGCGAAAGCGAAAGATTAAAATTAATAAATAATATTGATCATTTACAAACAATAGGGACAGATCATTGTCCTTTTAATAGTGAAGAGAAAAATAAATTATATACTAATATTATGCCTATGGGAATAGGCGGGGTAGAATTTTCATTTGTATTAATGTATTCATTGTTTAGGGAAAAAATAATTAATAAATTCACAAAAAATGTTGCAAAATATTATGGATTATATCCTAAAAAAGGAACACTTTTACCAGGGTCTGATGCTGATATAGTTATATTCGATCCTAATTTAAAGTGGACTATAACTTCTCATAATTCAAATGCAGATTATACTGTCTATAACGGAATAGAAGTAAAAGGAAAAATTATAAGTACCATATCTCAAGGTCGTTTTATTATTAAAGATGGAAATTTAACAAATAAGAGATTTAGAGGTCGTTTTTTAAGAAGGGAAGAGATAAGATGGTAA